A section of the Lutra lutra chromosome 3, mLutLut1.2, whole genome shotgun sequence genome encodes:
- the VPS36 gene encoding vacuolar protein-sorting-associated protein 36, protein MDRFLWTSGLLEINETLVIQQRGVRIYDGEEKIKFDAGTLLLSTHRLIWRDQKNHECCMAIPLSQIVFIEEQAAGIGKSAKIVVHLHPAPPNKEPGPFQSSKNSYIKLSFKEHGQIEFYRRLSEEMTQRRWENMPVSQSLQTNRGPQPGRIRAVGIVGIERKLEEKRKETDKNISEAFEDLSKLMVKAKEMVELSKSIANKIKDKQGDITEDETIRFKSYLLSMGIANPVTRETCGSGTQYHMQLAKQLAGMLQAPLEERGGIMSLTEVYCLVNRARGMELLSPEDLVNACKMLEALKLPLRLRVFDSGVMVIELQSHKEEEMVASALETVSEKGSLTSEEFAKLVGMSVLLAKERLLLAEKMGHLCRDDSVEGLRFYPNLFMTQS, encoded by the exons ATGGACCGCTTCTTGTGGACCAGCGGCCTCCTGGAGATCAACGAGACCCTGGTGATCCAGCAGCGCGGAGTGCGCATTTACGACGGCGAGGAGAAG ATAAAATTTGATGCTGGGACCCTCCTTCTTAGTACACACCGACTAATTTGGAGAGATCAGAAAAATCAT GAGTGCTGCATGGCCATTCCTCTTTCCCAAATCGTGTTCATTGAAGAACAGGCAGCTGGAATTGGGAAAAG TGCCAAAATAGTGGTTCATCTTCACCCAGCTCCACCCAACAAAGAACCCGGTCCATTCCAGAGCAGTAAGAACTCCTACATCAAACTCTCCTTCAAAGAACATGGCCAGATTGAG TTTTACAGGCGTTTATCTGAGGAAATGACACAGAGAAGATGGGAGAATATGCCAGTTTCCCAATCATTGCAAACAAATAGAGGACCCCAG CCAGGAAGAATAAGGGCTGTAGGAATTGTAGGCATTGAAaggaaattggaagaaaaaaggaaagaaacggACAAAAACATTTCTGAG gCCTTTGAAGACCTCAGCAAGCTAATGGTCAAG GCTAAGGAAATGGTGGAGTTATCAAAATCAATTGCTAATAAGATCAAAGACAAGCAAGGTGACATCACAGAAGATGAG ACCATCAGGTTTAAGTCCTATTTGCTGAGCATGGGAATAGCCAACCCAGTTACCAGGGAAACCTGCGGCTCGGGCACACAGTACCACATGCAGCTGGCCAAGCAGCTGGCTGGGATGCTGCAGGCGCCACTAGAG GAACGAGGGGGAATAATGTCACTCACGGAGGTGTACTGTTTAGTAAACCGAGCTCGAGGAATGGAA tTGCTCTCACCAGAAGATTTAGTGAATGCGTGCAAGATGCTGGAAGCACTAAAATTACCTCTCAG GCTCCGAGTTTTTGACAGTGGCGTCATGGTAATTGAGCTTCAGAgccataaggaagaggaaatggtgGCCTCAGCCTTGGAGACA GTTTCAGAAAAGGGATCCCTGACATCAGAAGAGTTTGCTAAGCTGGTGGGAATGTCTGTCCTCCTGGCTAAGGAAAG GTTGCTTCTTGCAGAGAAGATGGGCCATCTTTGCCGAGATGATTCAGTGGAAGGCTTGCGTTTTTACCCAAATTTATTTATGACACAGAGCTAA